Proteins found in one Miscanthus floridulus cultivar M001 chromosome 4, ASM1932011v1, whole genome shotgun sequence genomic segment:
- the LOC136551566 gene encoding bifunctional aspartokinase/homoserine dehydrogenase 2, chloroplastic-like, which yields MQGLAVASLLPPAAAAARRRPRASSSTREAVLQCWKYELSQDQYLGGSLRISQSQGSLHRHRSTNLLRPAAAAISVEQDEVNTYLPKGDMWSVHKFGGTCMGTPQRIQSVADIVLGDSSERKLIIVSAMSKVTDMMYNLVQKAQSRDDSYTIALDEVFENHMAAAKYLLDGEDLARFLSQLHSDVSNLRAMLRAIYIAGHATESFSDFVVGHGELWSAQMLSYAIKKSGAPCSWMDTREVLVVKPSGSNQVDPDYLESEKRLQKWFSRQPAEIIVATGFIASTAENIPTTLKRDGSDFSAAIIGSLVRARQVTIWTDVDGVFSADPRKVSEAVILSTLSYQEAWEMSYFGANVLHPRTIIPVMKDNIPIVIRNMFNLSAPGTMICKQPANENGDLDACVKSFATIDNLALVNVEGTGMAGVPGTASVIFSAVKDVGANVIMISQASSEHSVCFAVPEKEVAAVSAALHVRFREALAAGRLSKVEVINGCSILAAVGLRMASTPGVSAILFDALAKANINVRAIAQGCSEYNITVVLKQEDCVRALRAVHSRFFLSKTTLAVGIVGPGLIGGTLLNQLKDQAAVLKENMNIDLRVIGITGSSTMLLSDTGIDLTQWKQLLQKEAEPADIDNFVHHLSDNHVFPNKVLVDCTADTSVASHYYDWLKKGIHVITPNKKANSGPLDRYLKSRTLQRASYTHYFYEATVGAGLPIISTLRGLLETGDKILRIEGIFSGTLSYIFNNFKGTKTFSDVVAEAKESGYTEPDPRDDLSGTDVARKVIILARESGLRLELSDIPVKSLVPEALAVRLFSS from the exons GGAAGCAGTTTTACAATGTTGGAAGTACGAATTAAGTCAAGACCAATATCTGGGAGGCTCCCTAAG GATAAGTCAGTCTCAAGGAAGTTTGCACAGACATCGCTCAACAAATTTGCTCAGACCAGCTGCTG CAGCTATTTCAGttgaacaagatgaagtcaaTACTTATCTTCCAAAAGGTGATATGTGGTCTGTGCACAAGTTTGGTGGAACCTGTATGGGAACACCCCAAAGAATCCAGAGTGTCGCAGATATAGTTCTTGGTGATTCTTCTGAGAGGAAGCTGATAATTGTTTCAGCAATGTCCAAAGTAACCGACATGATGTACAACCTTGTACAGAAGGCTCAGTCAAGGGATGATTCATATACAATAGCATTGGACGAAGTTTTTGAGAATCATATGGCTGCAGCAAAGTATCTCCTTGATGGAGAAGATCTTGCAAGATTCTTGTCTCAGTTGCACTCAGACGTCAGCAACTTGCGAGCCATGCTCCGTGCTATTTATATAG CTGGGCATGCGACAGAATCTTTCTCTGACTTTGTTGTTGGGCATGGAGAGTTGTGGTCTGCGCAGATGCTGTCGTATGCAATAAAGAAG TCTGGGGCACCCTGCAGTTGGATGGATACAAGAGAAGTTCTAGTTGTAAAACCCAGTGGTTCTAATCAAGTAGACCCTGATTATTTGGAATCTGAGAAGCGACTTCAGAAATGGTTTTCTCGGCAACCAGCTGAGATAATAGTTGCTACAGGGTTTATTGCAAGTACAGCTGAAAACATTCCTACAACTCTAAAAAGGGATGGAAGTGATTTCTCAGCAGCCATAATTGGTTCTCTTGTCAGGGCACGCCAGGTCACTATTTGGACTGATGTTGATGGGGTATTTAGCGCTGATCCTAGAAAAG TTAGTGAGGCTGTGATCTTAAGCACTTTGTCTTACCAGGAGGCCTGGGAAATG TCATATTTTGGGGCGAATGTTTTGCATCCGCGCACCATTATACCTGTGATGAAAGACAACATTCCCATTGTTATTAGGAACATGTTCAATCTCTCTGCCCCTGGAACCATGATTTGCAAGCAGCCTGCCAATGAAAATGGTGATTTAGACGCATGTGTCAAATCATTTGCTACCATTGATAATTTAGCACTTGTTAATGTTGAAGG AACTGGAATGGCTGGTGTTCCAGGTACAGCAAGTGTTATATTTAGTGCTGTTAAAGATGTTGGAGCTAATGTTATCATGATATCTCAG GCTAGCAGTGAACATTCAGTATGCTTTGCTGTTCCAGAAAAGGAAGTTGCTGCGGTTTCTGCTGCCTTACATGTTAGGTTTCGTGAGGCACTAGCAGCAGGGAGGTTATCTAAG GTTGAAGTTATTAATGGTTGCAGCATTCTTGCTGCTGTTGGTCTGAGGATGGCTAGCACTCCTGGAGTCAGTGCAATACTTTTTGATGCGTTAGCAAAG GCAAACATTAATGTTCGAGCAATAGCTCAAGGTTGCAGTGAATACAATATTACTGTTGTATTGAAGCAAGAAGATTGTGTAAGGGCTCTGAGAGCTGTTCACtcaaggttcttcctctccaAAACTACACTTGCTGTTGGGATCGTTGGACCTGGTTTAATTGGTGGAACACTCCTTAACCAGCTGAAGGATCAG GCTGCTGTTCTCAAGGAAAATATGAACATTGATCTGCGTGTCATTGGAATAACTGGCTCAAGTACAATGCTTTTGAGTGACAC GGGAATAGACTTAACCCAGTGGAAACAGCTTCTACAAAAGGAAGCAGAACCAGCTGATATTGATAATTTTGTCCATCATTTATCTGATAATCATGTATTTCCGAACAAAGTTTTGGTGGACTGCACAGCGGATACAAGTGTAGCATCCCATTATTACGATTGGTTAAAGAAGGGTATTCATGTCATCACGCCGAATAAGAAAGCAAATTCTGGGCCACTTGATCGG TACCTGAAATCACGGACTCTGCAGCGTGCCTCATACACTCATTATTTTTATGAAGCAACTGTTGGTGCTGGCCTCCCAATCATTAGTACCTTGCGTGGTCTTCTGGAGACGGGTGATAAGATACTGCGAATTGAGGGCATTTTCAG TGGAACTTTGAGTTATATATTTAACAATTTCAAAGGAACAAAGACGTTTAGTGATGTTGTTGCTGAAGCAAAAGAGTCAGGATACACTGAACCTGATCCAAGAGATGATCTATCTGGAACTGATGTTGCCCGAAAG GTCATTATCCTTGCAAGGGAATCTGGTTTGAGGCTTGAACTTTCCGATATTCCTGTGAAAAGCCTTGTGCCAGAAGCACTTGCAGTAAGATTATTCTCCTCTTAG